TTGCCAAGCAAACACACCAACTGACATTGATCCTTCAGCTCTAGGAGTACGTCAAGCACACCCCGACTGTCTGGCCCACGATCAATGACATCCCCTAAAATGACGAGGGTATCACCGGAACAAATACCTATCGCTTCAACTAATGAGCGAAATGCCGTCAGACACCCGTGAATGTCACCAATTGCGATCACTCGCGGCTCGGGCTCTTCAGAATCATCCATCGGAACTTAGTCAACGAAAATTACTAATAATCTACGATGCAGATACATGACGGTCACTGTACTTGGAGCGTCAGGTGAACGATTATCAATTGTTGCGGTTTGCCCGTACGTTTCAATGTCTGCAATAGGTTGAATTCAGCTGCTCTAGTGGTCTCTCAGTGAAATCTCGACTCGAAAAGATGTCCTCACAATTGCATCTGCTGAGCCTTCTGTGCTACGGACCCCTCGCCGTTCTTATTGTTACATCGAGCGACAATGTCCTCGCTGAGGAAGCCTCCGCGCAGAAGGGGTATGAGCTCCTGCTCAATAAGCCGTATGTCGAATCCGCTTTCGATCAGGAGACTTTTGACGAAGTTTGGCAGTCGTGGGAAGAGCCGCTCCGCTCGAAAGCCGCGACTGCCTCGCCTGACGACCGTCGTCGCATGGCCTATCGCCGGTACGGATTTGTGGAACGACCCGACGATCCCGGGCATCGTCCCATTCAGTATGTTGTCGATGACCAAGGCAAATGGTCGATGAACTGTCTCGCCTGCCACCAGGGAACTGTCGCAGGAGAACTCATCCCTGGAGCCGCCAATACGCAGTTCGCATTGCAAACACTGGTTGAAGACATTCGCACCACAAAACTTCGTTTGCGAAAACCGCTCTCGGGCCTCGACATCGGCTCGAGTTTCTTTCCGCTTGGAACAACCGTCGGCACCACCAACGCCATCATGTTCGGCGTCGCACTCATGCACTATCGCGATGAGGACCTGAATGTTTTAAGTAATCGGCTCCCACCCAAACTAACGCACCACGATCACGATGCGCCAGCTTGGTGGAACACGGCGATAAAAGAGCGTCTTTACTGCGACAACTTCGCGCCCCGCGGGCATCGCGCGCTGATGCAGTTCATCGCGTCGAAAGAGAATGGGCCGGAAAAGTTTCGCGAGTGGGAAGACGACTTCCGACACATCCAAGCCTATATCGAATCCCTCGAACCACCGAAGTATCCTGTTGAAATTGATCAACCCCTCGCAGAGCAGGGGAGGGGAGTATTCAACGAGAATTGCGCCTCCTGCCACGGGACCTACGACCCAAAAATCGAGCTTAGCGAGCAGTATCCCGAACGAATCATCGACTGGTCTGTTGTCAAAACCGACCCGGTTCGTCTCGGCTCGCTTACCGTTGAGCACCGTGCAGGTTATGGTCGCAATTGGATCAATGAGTACGGCGAAGCTGGCGAGGTGATCGCCGATCCCCAAGGATATCTTGCCCCGCCGCTAACCGGCGTTTGGGCATCCGCACCTTACCTCCACAACGGCAGTGTTCCGACTCTGTGGCACCTGCTTAATCCCGAGAAGCGGTCTATGGTTTGGGTACGCAGATGCCGCTCACCATTGCAGGGCCCGAAAACCGACTACGACTTCGAAAAGATCGGCCTTGCTGTTGAAGCACTCGAACACCTGCCTGCGAAAGAACTTCCGAAAGCGGAAACCCGCTACTACTTTGACACCCGAAAGTTTGGCAAGAGTGCAGGCGGCCATGATTTCCCTAGCGTGCTCGATGAACGCCAGCGGAAGGCGGTGTTGGAGTATCTCAAAACCCTATGACTCCTCGCCGGCAGCCAAGCTTCATTGACACGGTTTGCCCGAGCGATAGGATGAATCGATCAACGCCCATTCAAAATGACGGAAGTCTTGCCTAGGATTAGACTTTCGCACCCCGTAGCAGAATCACTTCGTAGCAGAATAAGGATTCAGTATCTCGATGTCAGAACCCATCACGCAGCTTGAGTTTGCCCGCGCTGGCGAAGTTACCAAGGAAATGAACTATGTCGCGGAGCGTGAGCAGCTTTCACCCGAGCTGATTCGTGACGAAGTGGCAGCGGGTCGATTAGTAATTCCAGCCAATACCGTCCACGCGGCGGGCCGGCTTGAACCAATGGGAATCGGCATTGCCACCAAGTGCAAAGTCAACGCCAACATCGGGAACTCCGCAGTTACCAGCGATCTTGACGGCGAGCTCGAAAAGCTCCACACCGCGGTTCACTTTGGTGCCGACACGGTGATGGACCTTTCAACCGGCAGCAACATCGATGCGATCCGCAAAGCGATTATCGAAGCCTCGCCGGTGCCAATCGGTACAGTTCCGATTTATCAGATGCTCGAAGAACTCGGCGGTGAAATCGAGGAGATGCGACCCCAGCATTTCCTCGACATGGTTGAGCACCAGGCCAAACAGGGTGTCGATTACATGACGATCCACTGCGGCATCATGTACGAGCATCTGCACCTGACAACTGACCGCGTGACCGGAATTGTTAGCCGTGGCGGTTCGCTGATCGCCAAGTGGATGATGAGCCATCGCAAGCAGAATCCGCTTTACGAAGCCTTCGACGATCTCTGTGACATCATGCGTCAATACGACGTGACATGGAGCCTTGGTGACGGCCTCCGTCCTGGTTCGCTTGCTGATGCGAGCGACGAAGCACAGTTTGCTGAACTTGATGTCCTCGGCGAACTCACCGCCCGCGGCCAAGAACGCGGAACCCAGGTCATGGTCGAAGGTCCTGGTCACGTACCGATGGACCAGATCAAGATGAACGTTGATCGTCAAATCGAAGTTTGCAACGGCGCACCATTTTATGTGCTAGGCCCGTTGGTCACGGACTTCGCCCCGGGTTACGACCACATCACCAGTTGTATTGGCGCCTCGCTAGCCGGCTGGGCAGGAGCTGCCATGCTCTGTTATGTGACGCCGAAGGAACACCTTGGCCTTCCTGAACGCGAAGACGTGAAACAAGGCCTGATCGCCTATAAAATCGCGGCCCACTCAGCCGACATCGCGCGCCAACGTCCCGGTGCTCGAGATCGCGATGATGCGCTTTCAAAAGCACGCTTCGAGTTTGACTGGAACGAACAATTCCGCCTCGCTCTCGACCCTGAGACAGCCCAGCGATATCACGACGAAACGCTTCCGCAAGACACCTTCAAGAGTGCCCACTTCTGCAGTATGTGTGGACCGAAATACTGCTCGATGAAGATCACCCAAGACATCCGCGAGATGGCGGAGCAAGGCGAACTCGTTGAGTTGACCGTGCCAGAAACCACGGAAGCCAGCAATTAGAGTGTCGGGAAGTCACAAGTGGCTGCGGGGTTTTGCGTAAATCCCATGTCCGTGCTATGATACGAACGAGACGAATCACTCCCCGCGAGCGTTCCTCCTGTGTTCCGCTCCGAATACCAGTTTCATAGAATTTGGCCCACCTTTCTGGAGTTCACGATGAAGTATCTACTTGTATTCACCGCATTGGTGATGATCGGTTGCCAGTCGCAGACTTCCGCGGAGAAAGAATCCGAGACAACGGAAGTCACCGAGGTTTCCACATTTAACGCTGAGGGCGCCCCCACGGTTGAATTCAGCGTACCAAGCATGCACTGCGAGTTTTCCTGCGCTCCAGCAGTCAAAGAAACACTCGCGAAGCAGCCAGGCGTCAAAGACGTGAAGGTTGACCTAGCGACGAAGACCGCTGTTGTCTCCGTAGAAGAGGATCTCTTCGACGCGGAAGCGGCTGTTGCTGCGTTGGTCGACATTCAGTTTGTCGATTCGAAAATCGTCAACGATGGGGACCTTGCAAAGTCAACCACCGCGGACGAAAAGTCCTAGGCAACGGCAAACTCCTACCGTTGGAGAAAGCCGCATCCCCAAGAGGAAGCGGCTTTTCTTATGCGCCCTCTTTGGGACGATAAAAAAGAACAATCGGCAGCATGAGAAAGGCGATGAAAAGGAACATCGTACTCCTGGGCCACTGGAAACTCTCGATCAGTCTGGAAAGTATCCAATAGAGCCCCGCCGAAATCAGGATCCCAACCCAGTTGGCTTGGTTCATCACGGCAATCATCCGCCCCTTCTTATCATCCGGCGGACGCGATTGCATAAAGACCTGCAACGGCACGGCAAACAGCCCCGTGCAGACTCCCAGCATGAGCAACGTCGGTAGGCTGCCCCAGTATCCTAGCCACTGTGGGCCTTCTCCTAGGCCCGGCAATCGAGACAGCTCCCCGTTTTCATCTCTCAGCAAGCTCATGTCACCCTTTGCTGGAACGGCCATCAAGATCAAGCAGACGAACATTCCCACGCTGCCGATCCGCAACAAGCGAAAGTCCACTTTCCCGCCAGAAACAAGACCACCAATCACACACCCGACGGCGATTCCAACGCCAATGATCCCAGCGAGCTCGCTTGTGTGGTCGTCACCGATACGCATCTCGATTTTCCCGAGTGCGTTGACAGCCGAGGGCACCATACCCGCAAGCAGCCAAAAGACACTTGAAACCAGCAGCGCCATCAGCAAGGGACGGTCACCGGCCAACAAGCTCCTCATATCTTGAGGCACCGTCACAGCGTCGGTATCGAATTTCAAATCGGGATTCGCGGCTGGAACTTTTCGAACGAGCAGTGACGACACCGTCCCTACGACAGCGATGACGACGCAGGCGATCGAAGACCGCCAAAGCTCTTCACCGGAGGACTCCAGCAGTTTGCCAGCGACCACCGTCCCAAAAATGATTGCCAGAAACGTGGTCATTAGCATAAAACCGTTGGCTCGCGGCAAATCTCGCTCGCGTAGCATCTCTGGCAGAATGCCGTACTTGGCGGGACCGAAAAAGGCGCTTTGCGCCCCCATCAGAAACAGCACGGCAAGCAATGGCCACAAAGTACTCTCGCGAGAATAGGCAACAAACGCCAACCCGCCTAAAGCCATGATGGCGATTTCGGCAAATTTGCACGAGATCACAATCCCCCGTTTACCAATCTTGTCGGAGAGGTAACCGGCGTATCCGGTAAACGCTAAGAAGGGAGCCGCGAACACGAACATCACGGTCGCTTGACCATCGGAGACAGCTCCTTGTTCAATCGCGGCAAACGCAACCATAAAGAACATCGGCGCCACCGTGGCCACCGAGGAGGCGACCAACAAGGGCACCCCAAACCACAGCAGGACCGTCCCCGGTTGTTCCCCTAGAGCAGAAGCGCCAACCGTCGAAATCGAAAGCAACAAGATGAGCTGCTTGAACAGATTATCATTGAACGCCCCCAGAAACTGCGTGACGGTCATTCCCCAGAAAGAACGATCCGCGTAGAGCGAAGGCAAGGCCGATTTATCAGCAATTTGCGTGTCTGCTGGGGCTTCCGTGGCCTCATGGCTTGCTTCTTCCGAGGTGCTCATGCGGAAGATTATGAGCCCGATTGCTCCAACTCACAAGAGAAGTGTTCTCAGGTAGTTCACTCTGTCAGCGATCGCTCTTGAATTCGCTCCCGAACTTCCGGCAGTGGGTAGTCGATGATCTTAAGCTCTTGACCCGACAACTCCTGCAGACGCTGCCAGCCACGGGTGATCAGTGCTTCGCGCTGGGCAACGAAAGCGGTATCAAGCAATCGCTTGTCAAAGTCCCCATCGACGGAAACCGGCTCGAATTCATCCGCCACAATGTACTGGGCTAGGGTTGGGTTGCAGCGTAAATGTCGCTCTGGGGTCGTATGCAGGACTTCAGGATCGAGCATTCCCACAACGAAGCGAAGGTACAGATCGCTATCGGTCAGATTGGCGACATCCTCACCACACACGTCACAGAGATAGCCTTCGTCACACTTCATAGCCACTCGCGAAATTAAGACCCTACAACCCGAGGACTTCGGCCATGCCGTACAGGCCCGGCGGCTTGTCGATCAGCCACTTCGCGGCCATGAGCGCTCCCTGCGCATAACAATCACGATTACTTGCGGCAACATTCAGCTCGATGGTCTCGCCCAACATCCCAAAGACGATCGTATGCTCGCCTGGGTTGTCACCCGTACGCACCGCGTGGTAGCCGATCTCATTACTCGGACGTTGACCGGGGCGGCCTTCACGACCGTGCGCCACAGCCGGTTTGTCCATCGCCTTAGCGACAATCTCACCAAACTTCAACGCCGTTCCGCTGGGTGCGTCTTCTTTGAAACGATGATGCCGCTCGATGATTTCCACATCCACGCCTGACGGCAAATCCTTGAGCGCACCTCCGGCAATCTCAGTCAACTTCATCACCAGATTCACAGCAGGGCTCATACTCGGAGCGAACACTACCGGGATCGCCTTCGCGGCTTCATGGATGGCCGCAATCTGAGCATCGCTGAAGCCAGTCGTGGCGATTACGACCGGTTTCTTCTCGGCCAAACAATGTTCAATCATCGCCATTGCCGCATCGGGAACTGAAAAGTCGATTACGATTGCAGCCGCGGTCGGACCAACAGGCTTTAGCGGAACTCCCAACCCGGCAATCCCGGCTAGCAGTCCGGCATCCGCTTCAAGCTGAGGATGATCGACTGACTCGAACGCAGTGACGATCTCAAAACCGTTGTCAGCGGCGGCACAGGCAACCACGCGTTGCCCCATACGTCCTGCTGCGCCATGAATAGCTAAATCGATTGACATCCTAGAGATAGGTCCTTCAAAGAATAAAGAAGTAGCAGAGCAGATTATTGGGGCTCAGCTATTCAACTGAATCGCCTGAACGATTTCATCCAAGTCGTTCTCAACCTTCACCGCACGATTCGCAAATTGGGCTCGGCTGACGCCGCGGCTACCCAGGACGCGTTCAAACTCATCTTGGTCGGCGGTGTGATAGGCGACCGTCGCGGTGGGGTCCTTGAGTTGATGCCCCGTAAGCACGCACACCACGCGATCGCTGGGCGCGATGATTCCTTGCTCTCTCAGCAATTTCGCGCCAGCGACACTCGCCGCGCTAGCCGGTTCGCAACCCATGCCGTTGGCACCCACCTGGCTCTTGGCGTCGAGGATTTGCTGATCGGTCACCTCGCGGACGACACCTTCGCAACATTCCAGGGCACGCAGACACTTCATTAAGTTCACAGGGCGATTGATTTCGATGGCACTAGCAATCGTATCCGCTTTTCCTGCAGCCGCGTCGAGTTCGCCGTAGTATTTGTCAATGATCGACACGTCAGGTTTCCCCTTATTCCAACGCAGGCCTCGCTTCTCGTAGAGTTCGTGCAGGGTATTGGCACCGAGTGCGTTAATGACAGCAAGCCGCGGAATGCGATCGATCAGGCCCAACTGGTGAAGTTCGTGAAACGCTTTGCCGAACGAACTGCTGTTTCCCAAGTTGCCGCCAGGAACAACGATCCAGTCGGGCACTTCCCAGTTGAGGCTCTCCAGCACCCTCATCATGATGGTTTTCTGCCCTTCCAAGCGGAAGGGATTCACGCTGTTGACGAGGTAAATGCCAAGCTTCTCGCTGACTTGCCTCACACGATGCATCGCATCGTCGAAGTCGCCGGCGATCTGCACGGTCAGCGCTCCATAATCGAGAGCCTGAGAAAGCTTTCCGTAAGAAATCTTGCCCGACCCGATAAAGATCACCGCCTGCATCAATTTGCTCGAACAGCAATACAGTGCTAAAGAAGCGCTTGTATTGCCCGTTGACGCACAGGCGGCTTTCTTCGCTCCGATCGTGTGGGCGTGGGTGAAGGCGGCTGTCATGCCATTGTCCTTGAAGCTGCCCGAAGGATTCATCCCCTCGTACTCCAAGTAGAGCCGACCTTGGTCCATGCCGATGTACTTGCCAACGCCATCGGTCGCGATCAGCGGAGTTTGCCCTTCGCCAATCGTGACAATCTGCTGAGGCTTGGCAAATGGCAGCAACTCGTGAAAACGCCAAACTCCGCTTTTGCACAGAGGCTCATTGCGACGCGCCCACTTCTTCTCAAACCACTTGAGCGAGTCGGGTACTGGCAACTGGTCCCACTCGTAAGTCACGTCCAGAAGGTTGCCGCAAGCATCACAGGACGTGCGTACCTCACCTACCTCATAGGTTGCAGCACACCCAGGCGAAATGCACTGCTGGTATGCGTGAGTGGTATCAATATCGACAGAACTTGCCACCAGAATCGCAGCTCCTGAAAACCATCGCTTCCGCTGGCACGCTTGCACGGCATGTAAAGCGGAATCTTCTGGGTTCTAAACTATGACGAATAAACAACTTGTATGAAATTCTACTTCGCGATCCCACTTGCCGCAACGCGAAGGCAGTCGCTTGGTTTTCCACAAAGGGACAGCTACCGAATGCGGAAATGCGACCGATCTCCCCGGAGAGATTTCTACTCCATCTCTTCTCGATAGCCTTACGGCTCTCTGCGAACCTTACTCTGAGTTAGACCTCAGCAATCTACTCAGGGTTCTCCTCGCCTTCGATGCAAGGAGAAACTCACGAGATGGCGACCAATATGCGGCGCAAGCCTCTGCTAACAAACGCCTTAGGAAGCAAACCCTGCGATCCAGATGGTTTGACGATTCACACGAAACCGCTTAGAATAAGGGGCTCGATTGAGCTCAATTCCAACAATCACTATCACCTGATTCTGACGATTCATCTCAGCGATCGGATATTTCCATTGCCACGAGGAACCGAGGGGGAACGAAGAGCGACATGAAAAAAGCTGATATGAAAGTCTACCGTGAAAGACTCATGGACCTTCGTGCGCGATTGCGTGGCGATGTGAATTCCATGGCTGACTCGGCGCTTCGTAAATCAGGCACCAACGGCGACCAAGCCGCGAGCATGCCCATTCACATGGCCGAACTCGGCAGTGAGAACTACGAGCAAGAATTCACCCTCAGCCTGCTCGCCACCGAAGGCGATCGGCTAGAAATGGTCGAGTCGGCACTCGATCGGATCGAAGCAGGCACCTACGGCCAATGTGTTCACTGCTCGAAGGTCGTCCCGAAAATGAGGCTCAACGCAATTCCCTACACGCCGCTTTGCATCAAATGTGCCGAATTGCGTAGCGAGGGAAAGCTAGAACTGGAAGACTAGAAGTTCCGCAGTTGAAACGGACTGACCTTTTCAGTTCGCGATCATCAGCGTAAGAATGGGCTAGATGACAAACTCAACTGCCCAATCAGTGGACTACCCAAGTTCACGTTATGCTCTTTTTTTTGTCCCGGCCGTTCTGGGCTTGGCGGCTGATCTGTGGACGAAGTCATGGACGTTCGCACAGCCCGAGCTGTTTCAGGGTGCTCAGCACTGGTGGCTTTGGGAGGAGCACGCGGGAATCCAACTCAGCTTGAATGAAGGCGCACTCTTTGGGATGGGGCAGGGGAAGGTGTGGTTCTTTACGGCTTGCTCGGTACTTGCAGGCATCGCCATTCCCGTCTGGCTGTTCAGGTTTGGAGCGGCTACGGATGCAAAGCTCACCTTTGCACTGGGGGCAATTATGGGCGGGGTTTTCGGCAATCTTTACGATCGCCTGGGACTTCACGACCTCCAGTGGGAAAGATTTCGGCACGACCGTGAAGGGGCCGTCTATGCCGTCCGTGATTGGATCCTGCTCCAGTGGAACGATCAGTGGGTGTGGCCGAACTTCAACATCGCCGATGTGTTGCTCGTCTGCGGAGCGGCCTCTCTCTTCTTGATTTCTGTTTTCAGCGCGGCGCCCGAAACTGAAGCCGCTTCCGAAAAGCCAGAAACCTGAGCGGCTTTCCGCAAAATAGCTGCGGGATGTCGAATCGCTGTGTTTTGGAAAGCTATTTGGCGGTTACTATCCCCTCGTGAGGGGTGTAATTCTTGGTGCCTCCTCACGAAAGATGCTCTGACTTCCAAACAAGGACATCGTCCCGAAGCTTCCCCGGGCTAATTGTGAGAGCGCTTGCAGTCATTTAATCTGACGACGTGGTGCGACTGCAATGCCTGCGAAGCGGCTCGCGAGGACGTTGCCAATAAGCAAAAGAAACTAGGCGGATGTGATGGAACTACATGAATCTTGATTGCAACCTATGAGGACGCCACGATGAAATTATCTCAATCCGTTCGCTACGCGATTCTTGCCCTCTGCCAACTTGAAGATCCCGAAGGATCACGACCCGTTTCCTGCCGGCAGCTCGCCAAGCTCGGCGATATGCCAGAGCGGTTTCTCCTCCAGGTGTTGAGGCAGCTCGTCAATCATGGCGTTCTGAGTTCGACGCGAGGCGTTGAAGGTGGGTATCGCTTGGCTCGTAACAAGGACGACATCACCCTGCTCGAAATTGTCGAAGCCGCCGACGGACCCTTGCACGCAAATCAAAACGGGAGCATTGAGGCACTCAACACAGCCTCTCAGGAAACTCTGAAAGCCGTGTTTGGCGAAGTCGTTGATAATCAGAAACAGGCGCTCGCGAAGGTAACGCTCGGACACCTGCAGCCTGGGTAAGTGTACATAATCGACGAACAAGAAATACGCATGAAACCCTAGCCTAGCAACACGCAAGTCTTGGAATAAGGAGGAAATAAGCTACTGCGCAGAAATACTGTTTCCATCTGAACTGAATTCGATTCTTTGGTGTTCTTCTAGTGGGAAGATGGCTAGAGGAATCCCTTCTTTCCACAGAGCTTCTTTAAGTAGCCGAACATCGTTGTAGGCATCGGGATAGATAAAAGCGAGTACGGACTCGTGATTAGAACTCCGATTTCGCAATCGTTTCTTAAACTTGGAGTTAGGTAGCAGTGCTTGTTCAATTGGCTGTCCAACTTCCTCGTTGACGGGAAGGATAGCACCAACCATTTGGACCTTCACGTTGTTCCCAGCTAGTACAGGAGACACGGTAATCGGTACTTCTACTTTTCGTTCTAGATAAAGTCTAAAGCGAAAACCGTCAATCGGCCCAACAGTATCGACAGCGTGCCCTCTTTGCATTACTCCTTGCGTGAGGTACGGCTTTCTCAGTCGTTGCATCTCTTGCTTCAATTCATCATATGGAATCACCCCCAGCTTACCATGACGCAACCGCACTATGATCGCTTCTTTCACTTCGCGTGCTAGAGGCGTCGGCATGCAAACAATCTCTTCAGACTCTTCGGTCTGACCGACTAATGAATACTGCTGTTCAGTTAGTTTTTTTAGCTCAATCTTGGCCTTGAGAAGCTCCCGCTGAACGTCGAACTCCTCCTGGGATTTCTCGTCAAGTCGTGCGCGACGGGCTGCCAGGTCTTGCTCGTGTAAGGACTGCATCTCCACGAGCTTCTGTCTTTCAGCCTCCAAGAGCTTTCGTTCCCGAGCGACTGCGATGGTTCGCCGCGCTTGTTCGGCATTCTTGCGGCTTGCGAAAGCGATCTCTCGGCGTATTTGAGCCAGTTCTTCAGCTTCGCTCTGCGTCTCGTCCGGTTCGGGTTCTGCCTTCGGCTGGATTTCTTGCGGCGGGGGCGTAGGTTCGTAGGTAACCTCATGGAGTTGTGTCTGTTCTTCGGGCGTCTCTTCCTCGGGCGAAGCCATCAACGAACCTTGCGAAGCCCGCACACCGACGACCATCACCAGAATGATGAGGATTCCGACAATGTTCGCCACAATGTCCAGGAACGAATCTTCACCTGGCATGCCGTCATCAGATTCGTGGTTGGCACGACTAGCGCGTGACATTCGATTGACCTCCCGGAGAGCGCACGGCTGTCAGTGGCATCTCGACATCCACACCGCTCCCTTCAAGCAGCTTCGCCAGCTTCATCGCCTCACGGTCCGCACCAGGAGCAACCTTCACACGCAATACGGGCTTCCAGTGCATGCTGCGGCCAGCAAAGCCCCAATCTTGCGTGCGTTGCCGAATGCTGCCCGCGAAGTCATTTATGAGCTTGTTCGTCGGTTGATCGAAGCTGATAAACTTGGTTGATCCAAAGCTCTGCTTGTCGGGAGAGGGTAGGATATCGAGTCCGTCCTTGCGAACGTAGACCGAGATGGGACGGCGCATTGGCACGGACTGATTACGCGATTTCTGCAACGCCCAATCGGAGCCGCGCCCCGCGGCAGCACTTTGAACTTCGGTCGTACTAGAAAAGGTTGCGCTCACGCTCTGTGATTGCGAATTCGTGTTACCCGCTTGAATGGCACCACTTGAGGTTGCTGAGGCCTGCGACGAGGCACTCCCCGAACTCGAGGATCCCGAACCGGCAGACCCACTCGATGCACCACCCGCTGTCGAATCTTCGGCTTGCGCGCCGCCAGGTACACCTTTTCCTACGGAGCCACTCGAATCGCCGCCGCTAGAATTCGCTGCACTCGAATCGCTGCCCGCCGTGCCTTGCCCCAGAGCATCGCCTTCCGAGCCCGATTGGTTCCATGTCGAAGTCGCAGCACCGTTTCCGCCTGCCGCGGAGTCAGGACCTCCATCCCCGGCGCCTGCGGAGAATTCGCCGCTCGCGCCCTGGCGAGACTCACCCAGTTGGCCTAAACCTTCGCTTGAATTACTGCTAGTCCCTAGTGAGCCGCTACCGTACCGGTCGCCACCGCCAGCAGTGGCACTATAGCGGTCCGAACCGCCGCCAGAAAAATCGCTGCCGGATCCCGCACCGTATCCGCCACCGTAGCCATTGCCTCTTCCGCCATATCCCATTCGGGCACCAATTTTTGCGTGCGTCATGTAGCGCCGTGGGGCAGCCTGAGCTAGTCGCTCCTGCTGCAATCTGGCGAACTGGACCGCATGATCTTGCTGGCTCGCCAAGATCGGATTAGCTGTAGGAAACACGACTCGTTTCTCTTCACTCAAGAATTCATAACCGTACGAGACATCTGCAACCTTCAGCGCTGCCAAAACCTTGACATAGAATTCACGCCCCGAGGGACGAACAATAATCAACGGATAAGGCTCCAGCGGTTCATCACCGGTTTGCACCGCCTGCTTCTCGTAGTGATTTTCCGTAGCACGAATCGCAGCGGCCAAGGCATTGCCCGAACGGATCGGACGAACGAAGTCCTTCTCGGTAAGCCGCGTTCCACCCGGCTGAATGACGACAGCATTCTCGGTACACTCAATAAATACAGGTGGCCGAAAAGTGCCGTTCGGTCCGCGATAAGGAACGATCGCGTAACTCTTCGGCCTTGTTGCCTCCTGCTGCATTTCTTCGACTTGCTCTTTGGTATCCTCAACCAGTTCCTGCAGCCGCAAGAGTTCTCGCTTCGCCTGCT
The Lacipirellulaceae bacterium genome window above contains:
- the thiC gene encoding phosphomethylpyrimidine synthase ThiC gives rise to the protein MTQLEFARAGEVTKEMNYVAEREQLSPELIRDEVAAGRLVIPANTVHAAGRLEPMGIGIATKCKVNANIGNSAVTSDLDGELEKLHTAVHFGADTVMDLSTGSNIDAIRKAIIEASPVPIGTVPIYQMLEELGGEIEEMRPQHFLDMVEHQAKQGVDYMTIHCGIMYEHLHLTTDRVTGIVSRGGSLIAKWMMSHRKQNPLYEAFDDLCDIMRQYDVTWSLGDGLRPGSLADASDEAQFAELDVLGELTARGQERGTQVMVEGPGHVPMDQIKMNVDRQIEVCNGAPFYVLGPLVTDFAPGYDHITSCIGASLAGWAGAAMLCYVTPKEHLGLPEREDVKQGLIAYKIAAHSADIARQRPGARDRDDALSKARFEFDWNEQFRLALDPETAQRYHDETLPQDTFKSAHFCSMCGPKYCSMKITQDIREMAEQGELVELTVPETTEASN
- the thrC gene encoding threonine synthase; the protein is MASSVDIDTTHAYQQCISPGCAATYEVGEVRTSCDACGNLLDVTYEWDQLPVPDSLKWFEKKWARRNEPLCKSGVWRFHELLPFAKPQQIVTIGEGQTPLIATDGVGKYIGMDQGRLYLEYEGMNPSGSFKDNGMTAAFTHAHTIGAKKAACASTGNTSASLALYCCSSKLMQAVIFIGSGKISYGKLSQALDYGALTVQIAGDFDDAMHRVRQVSEKLGIYLVNSVNPFRLEGQKTIMMRVLESLNWEVPDWIVVPGGNLGNSSSFGKAFHELHQLGLIDRIPRLAVINALGANTLHELYEKRGLRWNKGKPDVSIIDKYYGELDAAAGKADTIASAIEINRPVNLMKCLRALECCEGVVREVTDQQILDAKSQVGANGMGCEPASAASVAGAKLLREQGIIAPSDRVVCVLTGHQLKDPTATVAYHTADQDEFERVLGSRGVSRAQFANRAVKVENDLDEIVQAIQLNS
- a CDS encoding TraR/DksA family transcriptional regulator; protein product: MKKADMKVYRERLMDLRARLRGDVNSMADSALRKSGTNGDQAASMPIHMAELGSENYEQEFTLSLLATEGDRLEMVESALDRIEAGTYGQCVHCSKVVPKMRLNAIPYTPLCIKCAELRSEGKLELED
- the dapB gene encoding 4-hydroxy-tetrahydrodipicolinate reductase, encoding MSIDLAIHGAAGRMGQRVVACAAADNGFEIVTAFESVDHPQLEADAGLLAGIAGLGVPLKPVGPTAAAIVIDFSVPDAAMAMIEHCLAEKKPVVIATTGFSDAQIAAIHEAAKAIPVVFAPSMSPAVNLVMKLTEIAGGALKDLPSGVDVEIIERHHRFKEDAPSGTALKFGEIVAKAMDKPAVAHGREGRPGQRPSNEIGYHAVRTGDNPGEHTIVFGMLGETIELNVAASNRDCYAQGALMAAKWLIDKPPGLYGMAEVLGL
- a CDS encoding MFS transporter, with the protein product MSTSEEASHEATEAPADTQIADKSALPSLYADRSFWGMTVTQFLGAFNDNLFKQLILLLSISTVGASALGEQPGTVLLWFGVPLLVASSVATVAPMFFMVAFAAIEQGAVSDGQATVMFVFAAPFLAFTGYAGYLSDKIGKRGIVISCKFAEIAIMALGGLAFVAYSRESTLWPLLAVLFLMGAQSAFFGPAKYGILPEMLRERDLPRANGFMLMTTFLAIIFGTVVAGKLLESSGEELWRSSIACVVIAVVGTVSSLLVRKVPAANPDLKFDTDAVTVPQDMRSLLAGDRPLLMALLVSSVFWLLAGMVPSAVNALGKIEMRIGDDHTSELAGIIGVGIAVGCVIGGLVSGGKVDFRLLRIGSVGMFVCLILMAVPAKGDMSLLRDENGELSRLPGLGEGPQWLGYWGSLPTLLMLGVCTGLFAVPLQVFMQSRPPDDKKGRMIAVMNQANWVGILISAGLYWILSRLIESFQWPRSTMFLFIAFLMLPIVLFYRPKEGA
- a CDS encoding cytochrome c, whose translation is MSSQLHLLSLLCYGPLAVLIVTSSDNVLAEEASAQKGYELLLNKPYVESAFDQETFDEVWQSWEEPLRSKAATASPDDRRRMAYRRYGFVERPDDPGHRPIQYVVDDQGKWSMNCLACHQGTVAGELIPGAANTQFALQTLVEDIRTTKLRLRKPLSGLDIGSSFFPLGTTVGTTNAIMFGVALMHYRDEDLNVLSNRLPPKLTHHDHDAPAWWNTAIKERLYCDNFAPRGHRALMQFIASKENGPEKFREWEDDFRHIQAYIESLEPPKYPVEIDQPLAEQGRGVFNENCASCHGTYDPKIELSEQYPERIIDWSVVKTDPVRLGSLTVEHRAGYGRNWINEYGEAGEVIADPQGYLAPPLTGVWASAPYLHNGSVPTLWHLLNPEKRSMVWVRRCRSPLQGPKTDYDFEKIGLAVEALEHLPAKELPKAETRYYFDTRKFGKSAGGHDFPSVLDERQRKAVLEYLKTL
- a CDS encoding heavy-metal-associated domain-containing protein, with translation MKYLLVFTALVMIGCQSQTSAEKESETTEVTEVSTFNAEGAPTVEFSVPSMHCEFSCAPAVKETLAKQPGVKDVKVDLATKTAVVSVEEDLFDAEAAVAALVDIQFVDSKIVNDGDLAKSTTADEKS